TTACTCAGCTGCCACTCCCGGCAACCTGTCTGCTGCCACCGGCTCGCCGGTTCCCCAGGTAAGGCCTCTTGGGGCACACTTACCCTGCACCCCAAAATGTGGCAGGGTACCCCTGGGAAAGCCTCTCGGCCTCTCAACTCcattccttctctcctctgccccccaccccgtcTGCCGAGGTTCGGGTTGCAGCTGGGCCTGGCATGGAACCCAGGCTGGAGGGTCCAAAGTCTGTGGAATGTTCTGGAACTTGGCCAGCAGACCCTGGGCACGGGCAGGGCTCCTCTTAGGTGCCATGTGAACCAGGGTGGCAGAGGGTACAGGAGGTTCTCGTTTATTGGCCAAACCAGGAGGAACTGGGCACTGGTCCCTCTCATTGGGTTAGAAGCCCctcctcggccgggcgcggtggctcacgcctggaatcccagcactctgggaggccggggtgggaggatcttttgagctcaggaggtcgagaccagcctgagcaagagcgagaccctgtctctactaaaaacatggaaagaaattagctggacaactaaaaatatatagaaaaaattagccgggcatggtggctcatgcctatagtcccagctacttgggaggccgaggtgggaggatcgcttaaccctttgcactcacttgcttttttctcattatctactcgacattatccacactcaacatccgagtgcaaagggttaagcccatgagtttggggttgctgtgagcgaggctgatgccacggcactctagcccaggtgacagagtgagactctgtctcaaaaaaatatataataataataagcccctcctcctctgggctctGTGAGCAGCCCGGATCTCCTCACCCCTCCTGGCCTGGGAAGCTGTCTGCCCCTGCCTTGCCCAGTGGGACAAAGGATAGCAGGGcttcgcccaggctggagtgcagtgacatcatcacagctcactgcagccttgaactcctgggctccagcgatcctcctgcctcagcctcctgagtagctgggactacaggtgcagccACCGATAcaggcttatttttttattttctgtagagacaggatcttactatgttgcccaggctggtcttgaacccttgggctcaagcgatcctcctgcctcagcctcccaaagtgctgggagtacaggtgtgagccacttcacccagcctgtttttttggttttctgttttctgatctTTGTGGCACTTTTCAGtccttttctacaaaaaaaaaaatatatatatatctggtgTTGAACTTAGATGAGAGGTTAGCCCTGACCTTCCATCCCGGATGTTCCCACAATCTCCCCTCCTTAAGGTCACTTTAATGTCTCCTAGAAGGGGCTCCCTATATACCCAGTGTCCACAGGATGTCATAGTATTCATTACAttgataaatatgatttttttttttgaaacagagtctcactctgttgccctggctacagtgtcattcatcagcctagctcacagcaacctccaactcctgggctcaagtgatcctcctgcctcagcctcccgagtagctgggactacaggcatgcgccaccatgcccggctaattttttctatatatttttagttggccaattaatttctttctatttttagtagagacggggtctcgctctttctcaggctggtttcgaactcctgaccttgatcgatcctcccgcctgggcctcccagagtgctaggattacagacaggcgTAAGCTGCGGCGCCAGGCCTAGGCATTTTCATATGCAcaattctgtggcattaagtCTGTTTACAAAGTTCTGCAATTATCACTCTAATGTATTTCTAGAACTTTCATCACCCCAAGcagaaactctgcacccattaggcAAAAACATCCCATCatttcttcccttcctgcccccgGTAAACTctattctacttcctgtctctgtggatcTGCCTGCTCGTCACACAAACAGAGTCAcacactgtgtgtccttctgtgtctggcttctgtcactgaGCACGACGTCCTCAAGGTCCCTCCGTCGTGTAGCCCGTGTGTCTGTGTCAGAGCGATATTCCAGTGTGTGGGGGCCACGTTGGGTTTATCAACTTGTCCACCCAAGGACATGGGGCCATTTCTCCATTTTGGCTACTGTGAGTCAGGCTGCTGTGAGGTGGACATTCCCACCGGTTGGAGTCCCTACTTTAAATTCTTTGAGGTATATACCTAGGAGGGGAGTCACTGGGTGATGTGGAGAGTGTCTCTTCAGCTTTTCAAGGAACCATCAAActggcggggcacagtggctcaagcctgtaatcccagcactttgggaggttgaggcagaaggattgcctgagaccaggagtttgagaccagactgggcaacatagtgagaccccgtctacaaaaattaagaaaaattagctgggcatgggagcacatgcctgtagtcccagctgcccgggaggctgaagcaggaggatctcttgagccagaagttcgaggctgcagtgagctatgatgactgcactatagcctggatgacagagtgagaccctatctcaaaaaaataaaataaaataaaggatgcgggtaaatgtaattttaaaggtGTTTTTATTCCCCCCAATACATGCAAAGCACTATGTCAATATATAATCActgcaaaaaattataaatgagctacttttcattttttctttctcactaagTCTTGTCAACCCCGTGTGCATTTGCCCCCTAAAGCGTATGTCTGTTTAGGCACTGTATCTTCAACGGCTAGAGTGACACGGAATCCTAGCAAAACAAGACAGCTGCGGttagtgggggtggggggagacttttttatgttcattttttaaattcgaATTTAGGATTGAAAACCATCCACCCCAGGCTCTGAGCCTCACGTCAGGCCCCAAGAGAGGTGGCCCAGGTTTCCTTCCTCCTACTCCAGCGTTGGCATCCCAGCCTGTCCTGAAGGTCCCTCTTTCTCGGGTCCCCTAGACCCAGTGCTCACGCCCTGGCTGCCTCGGGGCCCCCAGACCAGCTCCCCGCTGGTCATTCTTAGGACAAGCAGGGCCCTTTGCTTAAAATTTCCAGCTCTGCTGTACTTTACTGTGAGTCACTTGGTCTCACTCTtatcgtctgtaaaatgggaataataatacttcCTGTGAGGACTTTTGCCTGTGAACTTTGGAGAGTGTGTtcctcagtgaccctgtctccGGTCTCGTCTCTCCCCAGCAACTCTGACCCATGGACCcaccgggccgggccgggcggcagTGTCCGTGGCGGCCCTGGCTGGCGgggctgctgctgcagctgctgttgGCGGTGTGCTTCTTCTCCTACCAGCGTGTGTCCCACGACGGTCGCACCGGGGCCCCTGGGCCAGGGCTCGTCGCACTGGAATCTGTCCCCGAGAGGCCAGCAGGGGCGACGTCCACCACTGGGTCCCGCTGCCAGGCCACGCCAGGGGCCCCTGCCCGCCCGGCCCTCCTCATCCTGCTGTGGACGTGGCCTTTCCACATCCCTGTGTCTCTGTCCCGCTGCTCAGAGATGCTGCCCGGCGCGGCCGACTGCCACCTGACCGCCGACCGCAGCGTGTACCCGCGCGCGCACGGGGTCATCGTGCATCACTGGGATGTCATGTTCAACCCAAAGGCGCAGCTCCCGCGGTCCCCGAGGCCACCGGGGCAGCGCTGGGTCTGGTTCAACATGGAGCCGCCACTCAAAGCCCTGCACCTGCAGGCCATGGACGGGCACTTCAACCTGACCATGTCCTACCGCAGCGACTCCGACATCTTCATGCCCTACGGCTGGCTCGAGCCCTGGCCCGGCCAGCCCGCCCACGCCATGGTCAACCTCTCGGCCAAGACCGAGCTGGCGGCCTGGGTGGTGTCCGGCTGGAGGCCCGACTCGGCCAGGGTGCGCTACTACGAGGCGCTGCGGGCGCACCTGCAGGTGGACGTGTACGGCAAGCAGCACAGGCCGCTGCCCCGCGACGGCATGGCGCGCCAGCTGGCCCGCTACAAGTTCTACCTGGCCTTCGAGAACTCCCGGCACCGCGACTACATCACGGAGAAGCTGTGGCGGAACGCCATGGACGCCTGGGCCGTGCCCGTGGTGCTGGGGCCCAGCCGGGCCAACTACGAGCAATTCCTGCCCCCCGACGCCTTCATCCACGTGGACGACTTCCAGAGCCCCCGAGACCTGGCCCGCTACCTGCAGGCGCTGGACAAGGACCCGGCGCGCTACCTCGCCTACTTCCGCTGGCGCGAGGCGCTGCGGCCGCGCTCCTTCAGCTGGGCGCTGGCCTTCTGCAAGGCCTGCTGGCAGCTGCAGCAGGAGCCCCGGTACCACACGGTGCCCGGCCTGGCCGCCTGGTTCACCTCAGGGGCCTCTGAGCCTGGGGCCTCCTGGCCTGGGACCTCCCCGGCTGGGACCTCCCGGGTTGGGCTGCAGCCAACGGGGGCCTGACCTATCCGGGGCCACACCCACCTGGGACTGCAGCTACCTGGGTCCTAGGCTGCGGGGACCTCACCTGTCTGGGGCTTCCCTTGTTTGCGGACCTAGCTGCCTTAGGGCTCACCTGCTGTGGTCCTGGCTGCTGGAGACCTCAGCCCTTGAGGACTTCATCTGCTGGGCACCCGCTACCAGACACCTTGGCCTGTGGGAGGTTACCTGCCGGGAGCCTCACCTGGCTGGGGACCTCCCCACCAGGGCACTCAGCCCCTGGGGACCTGGCTCCCTGGTGTCCCGCCCCCTGGTGATGGTTCCGGCTGCCCCACCTGCTGGGGTCATTGCTGCTATTGGTAACAGCCTGTGACATGTGCAGACAGACAATGTTGTGACCAATTTCCAGAAAAGAATGGTTTGAGTAAAACTTGTGTCCCCCTTACTCTAGAAGAGTGGTTGTCACCACAGGGCAGTTCTGGTCCCCAGGGGACGCTCAGCAATGTCCagagacattttgggttgtcCCACGGGGGAGGGTTTGATGGCACCTGTGGGTAGAGGCGAGGGATGCCCCAGACTCCCGACAGTGCGCAGCGCAGCCCCCACATGGAGGATGGTTTGGCGACAAATGTGCGGAGGTGAGAAAACCCCGCTCTAGACCTTTCTATGGCTCGAGGCAGGTGTTCGGAGCCCTGGGGCCCCTCCTGCCTCGGTCCCCTGGGGTGCGCTCCGCGAGGTGGGGGGACAGGGTGGAGAGGGGCCAGGCTGTCCAGGGGTCAAcgtggggcagagccaggacaagGGACCTTCTGTGCCCGGCGCAcagggccaggcggggtggcCGAGTTGGCTGAGGTGTTcggggcagggcagaggagggcaggTCCCCTGAGCAGGGGGgtgagggggtgtgtgtgtctgtcagcGTGGACTCGGTGTGACCGTCACTGTACAGCCGTCATGGAGCACGGCTGTGTGTGACCGCGGGTGTGAGGACCGCCTGCGGCTCTGCGTGCGTGTCCGTGTGTGGCGGTCCCTCCCAGCGAGAGATGGGATGAGCGGCCGGGAGTGTGTCGGGGACGTGGGGCGCTGCAGTGGCCCCTCTGAGAGCGCCAGGCTCTCCGTGTCCACCTGTCTTTCAACTGTGTGACAGGTGCGTGGCTGTGGGTGGACAGAGGTGTGTCGCTGGGTGTGATTTGGGGCGTGTGGCCCTGTGTGTTTGTGGCTGAACAGCACCAAGTGACAAGCAGAGAGAGGCAGGTGCTTAAAATATacaggaagggaaactgaggcccacagagggcCGGGGGGCCCAAGCCTGAGGGTTTCTGCCCCTGCCCACCGTTCCGCCCTGCGGGGGGCTGTGCAAAGTCCCTCCGGTGTCCTGGGGAATAACCTGGACATCCCAggtctcctcagcctcccgaagagGGTGCCGGCGCTGGCTCCACCCTGCAGACCAATggccgaggcccagagaggtgagcaCTTCCAGAACATTCTGGAACATTGTGGGGTTGGGGGAACTTGCTACTCTGAAGAATGCCAAGGGAGACAGGGTGGTCGGGGTGGAGGGGAACtccacctcagtttccctgtctgcaCGCGGACGTGTGGAGATGGGTGACACCTGGGCGGGAGGGCGGAGGGCCCATGGTGGGGACGGCGCGGGCGTCTGGGGGCCTCTGCCAAGCCCACTGGTGACCCCGGGCCTGCGCCAGCCTCTCGGGGCCCGTCACTCACCTGCCACCCACACCACACacctgggccccctcccctccgcctggCTGCAAGCCCGGGGTCCCGGGAGGCGGACGGGGACCCTCGGGCCGGGCCCGGGCTTCCCTGCAGGCGCTGAGGGCGGGTCCCagcgggcaggggtggggcacagGGTGCCCTGTCCCCAACGCACGGTGGTTGGCCGTGCTCCCCTCCCGCCCTcgggccctcctccctcctcctgagcTGCCCGCGCCCCTTGGCCCACAGCCCGGAGGCCCCAGGGGAAGGAACTTTCCAGGGGGCTGGCGGCTCCATCACcacccagcccgggcccggggagGTGCTGGGGGTCCGAGAGGGCAGAGACCCCAGCGAGGGGGCCCAGATGACCTCCCTGCACCCACGAGCCGGTCCCAGCTCGTCCGGAGCCGGTCAAAGGCCAGCCCTGCGGCTTACTCGGCCCTGGGCCCGGCCCTTTCCCGGGGAGGCCCCACCTCGAACGGCCTGCAGAGCCTCGCCCAGAGAGGTCAGGAAATAGCTCAGGTCGCACAGCGAGTTCAGGCGAGCCCCGACTCTGTCTAGAACGATCACCCTGGCCGGTCCTGCCATGCAGCCTCCCTCTGCCCGCGATGACACCGTGGGGCGGCACAGCCCGTGGCCTCCACTATGGAGCTGCCCTCGGATTCTGGATCTTTAGTACAGTCCAGTCTCTGTCTccgcctgccctcctctcccgtCCCCCGGCCCCTCTGCCCCACGGGCTGCCAGCGCTGCAGAGGAGCGGCCCGTGAGGCCGGAGCCCCCACGGGGACAGGGGGGCAGCGGTCGGGACACGGGGGCAGCGGTCGGAACCAGAGGGGGATCAGGTCCCGCTCGGGGCAGGGGAGCCTCCATCCAGGGAGGGTCATCGAAAGGGGCGCTGCACTGAACCCCGAAGGATCTCGAGGCGTTAGCCGAGCACGGGGGCGGGCAAGGGCACAGGCGGAGACAGCTGGGGCGTTTGACCTGGAGGGTGACATGGGACAAGCGTCTCCACTTCTCAAGGTTTCACTTTTCATATCAGCGtccgggattttttttttttttttttttttgagacagagtctcactttgttgcccaggctagagtgagtgccgtggcgtcagcctagctcacagcaacctcaaactcctgggctcgagcgatcctcccgcctcggcctcccagagagctaggattacaggtgtgagccaccgcgcccggcctattttactAAGTCCCCAACGATGCCCCCAGTCACGGCAGGAGAGATGAGTGGATTTAGGTCAGCCCCTCCTGCAAGTGCGCTGCGCCGgggaccccagccctgcctcggCCCTGGCCGGGCACTCGGACAGTGGAGCTCCAGGCAGCGTGAAGGAGCCTCCTGGAAATGATTTCTAGGACAGGCTGGGCCTGTTCTAGAAAAATTAACCTGTTGAGGTGTAGCCTCCGCACCCAGTTTGGGAGTAGCGGAGTTTAGACCCTCAAGCCCGGCTTCCAGATCATTTCTCTGGTCCACCGGAGGAAGCTCGGGTGGGCCCCTGGGCTTCTAGGCTGACCCTCGGGACGGGGCAGGGAAAGGGGGTGGTTTCGAGTCACACGGAGGAGCTTGGTGGGGCCGCCAGCTCAGAGCCTCGGCCATTACCCTGATGCAGACGGCCATTGTCACTGGCCAACACCCCTGTGACCGCCTCCTCTCTTGTACTCTCTTCCTCTGCTCTGTCCCTGGCAGTCCGTCCCCAGGGTGTCCTGAGACAGCATCTCAGAACACGAGGCAGCATGGTAACCCCTCTGCTTATAGCCTCCCATAGCTCCCTACTTCCCGGTGCTCACACCCCGtcgctgcctcagggcctttgcacaggttGTTCCCTCTACCTGACATGCGCTTCCCTGCCTGTGTTGGCTGGGGAGCTCCCGCGGGGCCTCAGTCCACAGCTGAACACCCAGGAAGCGCAAAATGGCTCGTTCACTGTGCAACTTTAATTGTTGCTTTTATGACGAGGCCCATGTGCTACCTGACTCACCCACTGGCTCCCTGCATCCTCCCCCAGCCAGGAATCACTCTAGAACCGTTTGCTGATGGACTAACTGAACGAGAAGGTGGGACTGGTGAGGGTGAAGACAGGAAGGTTGAAAGACTCTGCTCCCTTTCTGCTTCGTACCTCCCGCGAACCCCTGGTGGCCCCCCGGGGAACCTGCTTTGAGAAACGGTGGTTTAGGTCAGACTTTTTACTTTATGTCCAAAGCCACGCAGCCCTGAGGCCACCGCTGGAGCCAGAGCCACGACCTTGAAATCCTCACACCCTGTCCAGCTCCACAGTGGGGCTTAGCGGAGCCCCACGATTTGTTTCCGGAGGATGGGCTGGCTCGGGGACAGGACACCCCAGGTCACCTGATGAAAGGTGTGGTGGCCGAACAAAACCCAGCTTCAGCGACAGAtacacttcctcctcctcctcttccacacCCTGCAAAAGCACCCGGGACTCGGTCCTCGGAATCCCCGTGAGCTGTCCGCGGTCCCCTCCCCAGGTAAGGCCTCTTGGGGGACATTTGTCCCCACCCCAGAATGCATGGGGAACCCCCTAGGAAAAACGTCTTGACTccgtccctcccctcctctgcccccacacCATCTGCTGGGGTTCGGGTCATAGCTGGGCCTGGCACAGGACCCAGGCTGGAGGGTCCACAGGCTGTGGAATGTTCTGGAACTTGGCCAGCAGCCCTAGGCACAGGCAAGGCTCTTTCTTTTGTtgtgagacacagtcttactttgttgtccaggctagagtgccatggcgtcaggctagctcacagcaacctccaactcctgggctcaagcaatcctcctgcctcagcctcctcccgagtagctgggactacaggcatgtgccaccatgcccgctaattttttctatataattttagctgtccaagtaatttctttctatttttagtagagacgtggtctcgctcttgctcaggctggtcttgaactcctgaccttgagcgatcctcctgcctcagcctcccagagtgctaggattacaggcgtgggccaccacgcccagccagggaAGGCTCTTTCTAAGTGCCTCTTGGGCCAGGGTGGTGGGGGGTACGGGAGGTTCTGGTTTATTTACTGAACTAGGAAGAACTGGGCGCTGGTCTGTCTCGTTGGGTTCGGAGCCCCTCCTCTCTGGGCTCCATGAGCGGCCCGGatctcctctccccgcctggcctgggAAGCTGCCTGCCCCTGCCTTGCCCAGTGGGAAAAGTGGACTAGGATgcagatttttgttcatttatttatttttggagacaaggtctttctctgttgcccaagctggattGCATTGgagtcatcagagctcactgcagcctccaactcctgagctcaagcgatcctcctgcttcagcctcccgagtagctgggaccacagatgcAGCCACCaggactggctaattttttttatttttcatagagatggcgtctcactatgttgcccaggctggtcttgaacccctggctcaaggggtcctcccacctctgcctcccaaagcgttgtgattataggtgtgagccaccacgcccgggtgcctggcctgttttttttttttgttgttgttgtttctttatttgtttccTGATCTTTGTGGCACTTTTTTCAATCCTTTTCTGGGAAAAACATCTTGGGTTCTACTTGGGTGGGAAGTTAGCCCCGACCTCCCATCCCCAGTTGTCCCCCAATCTGCTGTCCTTGTGGTCACTTCGGTGTCTCCCAGGAGGGGTTTCCATAAAACCAGGGGCCATGTgatatgacattttatataaattgtatttataaatacTAACCTCAGCAACTGGCCCATGAGCCCATGAGCCCAGCGGCACAAAGTCCACCCCTCCCCCGCTCCGCCAGGGTCTGTCTTTCCAGTCCTAGGTGAGCTTGTAATTGGGCATCGCACTTACTTTTTATCACTCTGTGGGCATCTGCTGTGTGACTTGGACTGGCCGTGCCCAGTGGAGGGAGCAGGCCACCAATGTGTCATTTTCAAACAGCTTCATTGAAATACATTCCATAGTGTGCCCATTGACAGTGCGAAATCCACTGGTTTGGGGTATagtatgttctttctttctttctttcgttttttttttagacagattctcactctgttgccctagctagagtgccatggcgtcagcctagcttacagcaacctcaaactcctgggctcaagcgatcctcctgcctcagcctcccgagtagctgggactacaggcatgagccaccaggcccggctaatttttttatatatttttagttggccaattaatttatttctatttttagtagagatggggtctcgctcttgctcaggctggtttcgaactcctgaccttgagcaatctggctgccttggccttccagagt
This portion of the Microcebus murinus isolate Inina chromosome 27, M.murinus_Inina_mat1.0, whole genome shotgun sequence genome encodes:
- the LOC105869652 gene encoding 3-galactosyl-N-acetylglucosaminide 4-alpha-L-fucosyltransferase FUT3-like is translated as MDPPGRAGRQCPWRPWLAGLLLQLLLAVCFFSYQRVSHDGRTGAPGPGLVALESVPERPAGATSTTGSRCQATPGAPARPALLILLWTWPFHIPVSLSRCSEMLPGAADCHLTADRSVYPRAHGVIVHHWDVMFNPKAQLPRSPRPPGQRWVWFNMEPPLKALHLQAMDGHFNLTMSYRSDSDIFMPYGWLEPWPGQPAHAMVNLSAKTELAAWVVSGWRPDSARVRYYEALRAHLQVDVYGKQHRPLPRDGMARQLARYKFYLAFENSRHRDYITEKLWRNAMDAWAVPVVLGPSRANYEQFLPPDAFIHVDDFQSPRDLARYLQALDKDPARYLAYFRWREALRPRSFSWALAFCKACWQLQQEPRYHTVPGLAAWFTSGASEPGASWPGTSPAGTSRVGLQPTGA